The following are from one region of the Carassius auratus strain Wakin chromosome 43, ASM336829v1, whole genome shotgun sequence genome:
- the LOC113061536 gene encoding protein arginine N-methyltransferase 8-B-like produces the protein MGIKHSSRCLLLRRKMADVESAEQQPLSAAPSQSVQPSPLPKPVSSVHHAQRPTHPSHAPHTPHSANLPSCPGRGKMAKFLNPDEMTSRDYYFDSYAHFGIHEEMLKDEVRTLTYRNSMYHNKHIFKDKIVLDVGSGTGILSMFAAKAGAKHVYGIECSSISEHSEKIIKANHLDSVITIFKGKVEETELPVDQVDIIISEWMGYCLFYESMLNTVIYARDKWLKPGGLMFPDRAALYVVAIEDRQYKDFKIHWWENVYGFDMTCIRNVAMKEPLVDIVDSKQMVSNASLIKEVDIYTVKPEELSFSSSFCLQIQRNDYVHALVTYFNIEFTKCHKKTGFSTAPDAPYTHWKQTVFYLEEYLTVKRGEEIVGTVSMKPNEKNARDLDFTFELDFKGQLCEAAIAHDYKMR, from the exons CAACAGCCTCTGAGTGCCGCCCCGTCTCAGTCGGTCCAGCCATCTCCTCTGCCCAAACCAGTGTCATCGGTCCATCATGCCCAGCGGCCCACACACCCATCCCATGCGCCACACACTCCTCATTCTGCCAACTTACCCAGCTGCCCTGGCAGAGGAAAGATGGCCAAGTTCCTCAACCCCGACGAGATGACCTCCAGGGATTACTATTTTGACTCGTACGCCCACTTTGGCATTCATGAG GAAATGCTGAAGGACGAAGTGAGGACGTTGACGTACAGGAACTCCATGTACCataacaaacacattttcaaggACAAGATTGTGCTGGATGTGGGGAGTGGTACTGGCATCCTCTCCATGTTTGCTGCCAAGGCCGGAGCCAAGCACGTGTATGGG ATTGAATGCTCAAGTATATCAGAACACTCTGAGAAAATCATCAAGGCCAATCATCTGGACAGTG TTATAACCATCTTTAAAGGGAAAGTGGAAGAGACGGAGCTGCCGGTAGATCAGGTGGACATTATCATTTCAGAGTGGATGGGTTACTGCCTTTTTTATGAGTCCATGCTCAACACAGTCATCTATGCCAGAGATAAGTGGCTG AAACCTGGAGGTCTGATGTTCCCAGACAGGGCTGCTCTATATGTGGTGGCCATTGAAGACAGGCAGTACAAGGACTTCAAGATTCACT GGTGGGAGAACGTTTATGGTTTTGATATGACCTGCATCAGGAACGTAGCTATGAAAGAACCACTGGTGGACATCGTGGACTCGAAACAAATGGTATCCAATGCGAGCCTGATCAAG GAAGTGGACATCTACACGGTGAAGCCAGAGGAACTGTCCTTCAGCTCCTCCTTCTGTCTGCAGATCCAGAGGAACGATTATGTCCATGCTCTGGTCACCTACTTCAATATCGAATTCACCAAGTGTCATAAAAAGACGGGCTTCTCTACAG CACCAGATGCCCCGTACACACACTGGAAGCAGACAGTGTTTTATCTGGAGGAATATTTAACTGTGAAAAGAGGAGAGGAGATAGTCGGCACTGTCAGCATGAAGCCAAACGAGAAGAACGCA CGTGATCTGGACTTTACCTTCGAGCTGGATTTTAAAGGTCAGCTATGTGAGGCAGCTATCGCTCATGACTACAAGATGCGCTAA